In the genome of uncultured Celeribacter sp., the window TGCGAGGCGGTGGACCAGAGCACCGCCAAAGCGATCCAGTACCACATGTTCGAAAAGGACCGCATGTCGATCACTTCGAAAATGGTTGCGTAGAAATCCAAGGCGCTGCTCTTTTCTGTCGGTTATCTGGATCGTGGCGCGCAAATGTCGCAGGGTTGTAGGGCCGCTCCCACTCTTTTGAACAGGTTAGAGGGGCCGATCCCCGATTCCTACCCTTGAAGCGTCGGGAAATCCATGCCACCTCAAAGGAAATATCGCAACCAAAGGCCGCCTTATGACCCGCAGCATGTCCCGCACGACCGCCCCCTTTCCGCTGACCCGCCTGCGTCGCACGAGAAAGATGGAGGCGCTGCGCGGTCTCGTGCGGGAAAATCATCTGTCGACCGAAGATCTGATCTGGCCGGTGTTTGTGCGAGAAGGCGTGAATGAGGCCACACCAATTGTCTCGATGCCCGGCGTCGAACGCCTCACCATCGACCGGCTGGTGAAGGCGGCGGCTGAGGCCTATGCGCTTGGCATTCCCGCGATTTGCCTCTTTCCCTATATCGAACCGGAGCTCAAGACCGAAGATTGCGCAGGCGCCTGGGACCCAGACAACCTTGTGAACCGGGCCATTCGCGCGGTGAAGGCCGAGGTGCCCGAGCTGGCGATCATGACCGATGTCGCTTTGGATCCCTATAACATCAACGGCCATGACGGTTATGTGGTGGGTGGCGAGATCGTCAACGATATGACGGTCGAGGCGCTGGTCAAAATGGCCGTGGCGCAGGCCGAGGCGGGCGCCGACATCATCGGGCCGTCGGATATGATGGACGGGCGCATCGGCGCCATTCGCCGCGCTTTGGAAACCGAGGGCTACGACAAGGTCTCAATCATGTCCTATGCCGCAAAATATGCCTCCGGCTTTTACGGGCCTTTCCGCGATGCGGTCGGGGCCTCCGGTGCTTTGAAAGGCGACAAAAAGACCTATCAGATGGACCCGGCCAACACGGACGAGGCCCTGCGTCTTGTCGAGCGCGACCTGTTGGAAGGCGCCGATATGGTCATGGTGAAACCCGGCATGCCCTATCTCGATGTCTGCCGCCGCGTGCAGGACACGTTCAAAGTGCCGACCTTCGCCTATCAGGTCTCCGGCGAATACGCGATGCTGGCCGCCGCTTTCCAGAACGGCTGGCTCGATCGCGAAAAAATCGTGCTGGAGAGCCTCATGTGCTTCAAGCGCGCGGGCTGCAACGGGATTTTGACCTATTTCGCGCCGGAAGCGGCGAAACTGCTCGGAAAATAAGGCTAGAAATCGGCAAAACCTTACCAACCCCTACTATCGGTGGTGTTTTGCCGATGACACCGGCAAAACATTGCGGTTATAGTATGGGCAATTGGGCCATTCAGAGCCCTCTGAGGCATAGCAGCAAAGGGATACCCTTATGACGATTTCCAATCGCCGGACCTTCATGATTGGCCTAGGCAGCGCCGGTCTTTTGGCCGCCTGCGACAACTCCATGCGTTCGAATGGCGCAGCCACGATCGACGCCCGCGTCGACAGTACGCTCAACTATCTCTATTCCGACTACCCCGGCACCCAGACCCTGCGTGACAAATCCGTTGGCATGCTGGTGATGCCCTTGATCACCAAGGCCGGTTTCGGCGTCGGGGGCTCTTATGGCCGCGGCGCGCTGCGTGTGGGCGGTGCGACGGTGGATTACTATTCCTCCACCCAAGCCACATTCGGTCTTCAGATCGGGGCCCAGCAATATGCCCATGTGCTGTTCTTCATGACCAACGAAGCACTGGCCGGTTTCCGCAATTCGCCGGGTTGGTCCGCTGGCGCCGATCTCGAATATGCCTTGTCGAACAAGGGTGAGAACCTCTCGGCAGAAACCATGACCTCTTTGTCGCCGGTGATCGCGGTGGTTTTCGGTCAGGCCGGTCTGATCGCGGGCGCGACGGTCGAGGGCACGAAATATACGCGGATCATTCCCTGATTTGCAGTTAAAGCATGGCATGAAAAAGGCGGGCCAAGGCCCGCTTTTTATTTGAGTATTTTTGCCAAGAAAAACACGCGCAGAAAAATTATGGCACCGCTTCTTCCAGCACGCCGTCGGCTGACATCTGGGCATAGAGCAGACCTTCACGCAGACCGCGGTCGGCCACGGAGAGACGATCCGTCGGCCAGATGCGCAAAAGCGCCTGAAGGATCGCAGAGCCGGACATGATCAATTCCTGACGGTCGCGCCCGATGCGCGGGTCACGTTTGCGCCCTTCCGGGCCCAAATCGAGATAGTCGCGGATCACGCGGTCAATCTGCTCCGACGTCATGCGCAGCCCGTCCACCTTGTTGCGGTCGTAGCGTTTCAACCCCAGATGCGAGGCGGCCACCGTGGTCACCGTGCCGGACGTGCCGATGATCTGGAACCCCTCGCGGCAGGATTCATTGGCATAGGGCGCGAAATCGGCAAGCTTTTCCTCGAAATACCAAGACATCAGCGCGAAACGTGCGGCGTCGTCCTCGACGTCGGAGAATTGCTCCATCAGGGTTGCGACGCCCAGAGGCACGGAAATCCAATCGACGACCTTGGCATGCGGAAAGCGGCTGTCGGAATTCTGGAACCCGGTGTGCAACCGCATGATCGACCGCGGGCGTTCGGCGCGCGGCACATTGGTCAGGTCGATCCAGACAAGCTCCGTCGAGCCGCCGCCGATGTCGACCACCAAAAGCTGTTCGGTTTTCGTCGACACCAAAGGCGCGCAGGAAATCACCGCCAGACGCGCCTCTTCCTCTGGCTTGATGATCTCAAGCTTCAGCCCGGTCTCACGTTGCACCCGGCGCAGGAAATCACGCGTGTTGCGCGCACGACGACAGGCCTCTGTCGCCACGAGGCGCATATGTTTGACATCGTGTTTCTCGAGCTTTTTGCGGCAGACCCTGAGGGCCTGAATCGTGCGCGAGATCGAGGTACGACACAGCCGACCAGAGGCCTCTAACCCGCTGCCGAGTTGGACCGATTTCGAAAAACTGTCGACCACATGAAACTGACTGCCCTTCGGTTGAGCAATCAACATGCGGCACGAATTGGTGCCGAGATCCAGCGCGGCATAAAGCTCGGCCGGATCGGCGGGTTTGGGTGCGAGAGGCTCGACCGCTTTCGGGAACGCGCCCGCACCAGTGGGACGCTTGGGCGCCATGGTTCACGCCCTCCATATCAAGTTAACCCTACCATAAGCGAAATTCCGCGCGTCGGGCAAGGGCTGTGAAGGGTCACGATCATCACAATGACAGGAGGCCCTTTCGCGGCGGCCATTCCCGGTTCATGGCCCGGTTCATGATCTTCTTGAGTATTTTTCCGATCCTGCGGCCTTTCGCGAGGCCCGCCTTTCTTTTATGCGTTCTGGAAATGAATTTTCCGCAAGGACAAAACGAGGGCACCATGGCTGATCTGACGGTAATCTACTGGCGTGATATTCCGGCGCAGGTGCGCGTGGGCCGTGGCCGTCGCGCCGCACGCGCCATATTGCCGGAGCGGTTCGAACAGGCCATCGACCGTGTGGCGATGAAGATCGGCGCCACAGATGGCGATGCCTATATGGCCGAATGGCGCGATGTGGTGGAAGAGACCGCATTGGACGGCCAGGACGCCGCCGATACCCGCGCCACCGAGCTGATTGCGGCCTATGACAAAGAGCGCCTGATCGCGCTGGTGAACAACGAGGGCCGTGAGGCCAAATAAAGGATAAGACCCATGACCCGTACCGTCATCGAAAGCAAGACCAAGACCGTCGTGATCGGCTTTGACGAGCCGTTTTGTGTGATCGGCGAGCGCATCAACCCGACCGGACGCAAGAAACTTGCTGCCGAACTGGAGCTGGGCGATTTCTCGACCGTCGAGCGCGATGCGTTGGAACAGGTGGCCTGCGGGGCGACGGTTCTCGACATCAACTCGGGCGCGGTGTTCTCCAACAAGATGGCCGAAGACCCGCGCTATGCCGACAACAACTTTGTCGAGCCGCCGCTGATGGCCGAACTCGTGGCCCGTGTGCAGGCCGTGGTCGACGTGCCGCTTTGCATCGACAGCTCTGTGCCGGATGCCTTGGAAAAGGGGCTGGAAATGGCCGAGGGTCGCCCGCTTCTGAACTCCGTCACCGGCGAGGAAGAGCGCATGGAGCGGGTGCTGCCGCTGGTCAAGAAATACAACGTGCCGGTGGTGGCGATCTCGAATGACGACAGCGGCATTTCCGAGGACCCGGACGTGCGCTTTGCGGTGGCGAAAAAGATCGTCGAACGTGCTGCGGACTTTGGCATTCCGGCGCATGACATCGTGGTCGACCCGCTGGTGATGCCGATCGGCGCTATGGCGACCGCCGGTCATCAGGTGTTCACCCTGGTGCGCCGCCTGCGCGATGAGCTGGGCGTGAACACCACCTGCGGGGCCTCGAACGTCTCTTTCGGTCTGCCGCATCGTCACGGCATCAACGCGGCGTTTCTGCCCATGGCCATTGGCGCGGGCATGACCTCGGCGATCATGAACCCGGTGCGATTGCAGGAGATGGAGGCGATCCGCGCCGCCAACCTTTTGATGAACCACGACGCCGACGGATCGAAATGGATCGGCTTTTCGCGCATCGCGGATGCGGTGGCTGAGGGCGCGAGCTTTGCCGAAGCGGCACAGGCTGCGGCCGCCGGTGGCGCCGGTGGCGGGCGCCGTGGCGGTGGACGTCGCCGCAGGGGGTAAGCACCTCCGAAGAGACCGTGTCTGAGTATTTGAACAGCAAAGGAGACGCATGTCATGGCGCGATTGATCGCATTCAACAAGCCGTTCGACGTGCTCTCCCAGTTCACCGACAAGGGCACCGAAGGCACGACACGCAAGACGCTTTCGGAGTTCATCGACGTGCCGCGCGTTTACCCGGCCGGGCGGTTGGATCGCGACAGCGAGGGGCTTTTGCTTCTGACCGATGACGGGAAATTGCAGGCGCAGATTGCCAATCCGAAGCACAAGATGCCCAAGACCTATCTGGCTCAGGTCGAGGGCGATCTGAGTGAGGAGGCGCTGTCGCAGCTGTGCAAGGGCGTGGACTTGAAAGACGGCATGACCCGCCCTGCCCGCGCCCGACGTGTCGCGGAACCGGACTGGCTCTGGCCGCGCACGCCGCCGGTGCGCTATCGCAAATCCGTGCCCGAAAGCTGGCTGAAACTGACCATTTCGGAGGGCCGTAATCGGCAGGTGCGTCGGATGACGGCAGCGGTGGGATTTCCGACGCTCAGACTCATTCGGCTGTCCATCGGGCCGTGGCGGTTAGACGGTCTTGAGAATGGCGCATGGCGCGAGGACGACCCGTGGAAGGCAAAGAAAAGATGAGCGATCAGGATCCATTGGTGATTTTCACCCCCTCCGGCAAGCGCGGTCACGTTGCGCCCGGCACCACTGTGTTGCAGGCGGCGCGCGATCTTGGTGTCGATGTCGATAGCGTTTGCGGCGGGCATGGGATTTGTTCGAAATGCATGGTGCGTCCGTCCTTTGGCGATCACGCCAAACACGGCATTCACGCGGACGAAGCGGCACTCAGCCCGATCAATGCGGTGGAACGCGCCTATGACACTAAGCGCGGGATAAAACCGGGGCATCGGATGAGCTGTCAGGCGCAGGTGCAGGGCGATGTGGTGATCGACGTGCCCTCCGAGAGCCAGGTGCACAAACAGGTGGTGCGCAAGGCCGCCACTACGCGGGTGATCGACATGGACCCGGCGACCCGCACCGTCTATGTCGAGGTCCCGCCCGCCGATATGCATTTGCCCACCGGCGACTGGGAACGGGTGCAGGGGCAATTGAGAGAGACGTGGCAGATTGAGAACGCGACCCTGTCGCTGGCCATGCTGACCCGGCTTCAGGCCGCATTGATCGCGGGCAAGGATGCGGTCACACTTGCGCTCAACACGGCCCGCGAAGGTGCGCCACATGTGGTCGGTGTCTGGCCCGGATTTCAGGAACCGGCACTTTACGGATTGGCGGTCGATCTCGGCTCGACCACCGTTGCGGCGCATCTGACCGACCTTGTAACTGGCGAGGTCAGAGCCTCAGGCGGTGTGATGAACCCGCAGATCCGCTATGGCGAGGACCTGATGTCGCGGGTGTCTTATGCGATGATGAACCCGGGCGGGGCGGCCGAACTGACCGCTGCGGTGCGTGAGGCGCTTGGGCAACTGGCGCTGGAGCTGGCCGATGAGGCCCGGATTGCCACATCCGATATTTTCGAGATCGTCGTTGTGATGAACCCGGTGATGCATCACCTGTTGCTGGGGCTCGACCCCGTGCCTTTGGGACAGGCGCCTTTTGCGCTGGCCAGCAATTCTGCGCTCGACCTGCCCGCCTCTGACATCGGATTGAGCCTTGCGCCCGAAGCCCAGCTTTACATTCTGCCGCTGATCGCCGGGCATGTCGGCGCCGATGCCGCCGCCGTGGCGCTCTCGGAGGCGCCGCAGAAACAGGAGCCTCTGACGCTGATCGTCGATGTCGGCACCAATGCGGAGATTCTACTGGGCAATACGAGCCGCGTGCTGGCCTGTTCCTCTCCCACGGGCCCGGCCTTTGAGGGGGCACAGATCAGTTCCGGCCAGCGTGCCGCCAACGGCGCCATCGAGCGGATCGAGATCGACCCGGTGACCAAAGAACCCCGGTTTCGCATCATCGGCGTCAAACAATGGTCCGACGAACCGGGCTTTGCCAAGAAGATCGGTCGCACCGGCGTCACGGGAATCTGCGGCTCCGGCATCATCGAGGCGGTGGCGGAAATGCGCATGGCGGGCGTCCTTGACGCCAATGGGTTGATCGGCGCGCCGGAGGCCGTCGGCAGCCTTCGTTGCCGGGCTTCGGGGCGCACCTATGAATATGTGATCTACGATGGCTCCGCCGACGGCGGCCCTGTGGTCTCCGTCACCCAGGGCGACATCCGCGCCATTCAGTTGGCGAAATCCGCGCTTTACGCAGGCGCACGGCTTTTGATGGATGAATTCGGCACCGATACCGTGGACCGCGTGGTGCTTGCGGGGGCCTTCGGGGCGCATATCTCTCCGAAACATGCCATGGTGCTGGGCATGATCCCGGATTGCCCGCTGGAGCATGTCACAAGTGCCGGGAACGCGGCGGGCACCGGGGCGCAGATCGCGCTTTTGAACCGTTCGGCGCGGCGCGAGATCGAGGAGCTGGTGCACCACATCACCAAGGTGGAAACCGCGATCGAACCGCGCTTTCAGGAGCATTTCGTCAATGCCAATGCCATCCCCCATGCCACGGATCCCTTCACCGGGCTGCGCGGCCTCGTGCCCCTGCCCGACCTGAATTTCAACGCGGGCAATGGCGACGGCGGCGGACGGCGCAGGCGGCGGCGCGGCTGAGCGCGAAGGTCTAAGGTCTGAGGTCTGAGCCAAGGCTGCAAACGGACTGGCCGGAAAAAGTTCCCGAAAAATCGAACATTTGCGATGAAAAACATGTGAACGGGCAAAGGGAAACTTTTGCCCGTTGCTCTGTGTTGTACCCCCAGAAGGCCAGCGGGTTCGCCGCTTGTGCCATTACGATGAATAATGAATTGGAGTTTCTTGTGAAAACCCGTGGTAAAATTCTTGCTCTGTCCACCGCTGCTCTGATGGCCGCTGCCCCGATGGCATCCTTTGCCCAAGAGGCTGTGAACGGTGCAGAGATCATCAACGAACAGGCTCTCGACGAAAATGCCACCATCGCCGATAACGCGATGAAGGTGCAGAACCTCACCACGCTGATCAGTGCCGTGAAAGCCGCTGGTCTTGCCGATGAGCTGATGGGCGAAGGTCCGTATACGCTGTTCGCACCGACCAACGCGGCCTTTTCTAAGCTTCCGGCGGGTGCCGTGGAAGATCTTCTAAAGCCGGAAAACCGTGAGATGCTTCAGGACGTCATCAACGCCCACCTGGTCGAAGGCGAGTTTACACCGCAGATGATCGACGACCTTCTGGTCAGTGACGAAAGCCCGGAACGCGTTGCTGTCCCGACCAACGTTCAGGTCGATTACGACAACAACATCGTGACCCTGACCACCGTGTCCGGCGACCCGATCCGTGTGGAAAAAGGTACGGGTGAAGAGCTGGTCCTGCGTGACGCCGCCAGCAACATCGTGACCACGCTTGCGAAAGACGTCGAGCAATCCAACGGCGTGATGTACTTTGTCGATGGCGTGTTGATGCCTGTTTCGTAAGGCGCGCACAGTAAGCCATAAGTCTCAGGTATGGTCCAACTCCTGAGCACGAGGGCCGTCCCTTCGGGGATGGCCCTTTTTCATCTCCGGGCCGAGCAAATGCTCTTGACCGCCCCCTTGGCTTTGCTTAGGTAAACCGTCACCGCGGGTATGGTGAAAAGGTATCACGGCAGCTTCCCAAGCTTTAGTTACGGGTTCGATTCCCGTTACCCGCTCCAAACTCTCCCTTGATTGACGATGACGCTGGCCGCTGCGAATGCCTGTGACGCAGGGTTTCGCTTTGCGCATGCGCCCCTGCCCGCTACGGCTGATGGCAAAGGGAGGATTTCAGCATGACCACAGACTTTTTAGACACGGCCAAGGCCGCGCTTTTGGAGCGGCTCAAGGGCGAGAATTTCGAGAAATCCGTGTCGCTCAGGATCAAGGAGATCGGCAATCTGATCATCAAGGGCGACACGGCGGAAATTTCCGACGACCGCGCCGATTGTGCAATCATTGCGGACCAACCCACATTTGAGAAAATCCTCAAAGGTGAGTTGAACCCGATGAAAGCTGCGATGTTCGGCAAGCTCAAGATCGCGGGCGACGCGAAAACGGCGATGAAATTCGGCGCGCTCTTTGGATGAGCGTGCCGACATTTAAATCATAATTGTCTGATGCTTACGAGTTCATCTTGAGGTAATCGACAAGCTGAAGCGTGGAGCCATCCTTGCCCGCGCCATCGGCCTCTCCGGCCAACACGGGTTGCAGCACCAGCGCCAATTCCTTGCCCAGTTCCACGCCCCATTGGTCGAAGGAGTTGATGCCGAGGATCACGCCTTCGACAAACACCCGGTGCTCGTAAAGCGCCACGATCTGACCCAAGACGTAAGGCGTCAGCTTTTCATAGGCGAGCGTGGTCGTCGGGCGATTGCCGGGGAACACCCGGTGTCGCGCCTGACGGTCCAACTCCGCACCTTCGAAACCCTTTTTCTTCATGATCTCAGTGGCTTCTTCCAAAGACCTGCCACGCAGCAAGGCCTCGGATTGCGCCAGACAGTTGGAGACCAGCAACTCGTGCTGATGCGCCAGACCCGGCTCATGACCGAAGCGGCCAACCATGAATTCACAGGGGATCACCCGCGTGCCCTGATGGATCAGCTGATAGAAGGCGTGCTGGCCGTTGGTGCCCGGCTCACCCCAGACAACAGGCCCGCTGTCAAACGGCAAGGTCGTGCCATCCATCGCCACACGTTTGCCGTTCGATTCCATCTCGAGCTGCTGCAAATAGGCCGGAAGCCGCAGCAGACGTTGCTCATAGGGCAGAACGGCGCGGGTGGCATAGCCGCAAACCTGATTGTGCCAAACGCCAACCAGCGCCAAAAGCACCGGAAGGTTGTCGATCCAGTCGGCGGTCTGGAAATGCATATCCATCGCCTGCCCGCCACGCAGGAATTCGGCAAAGCGCTGCGGCCCGATGGCGATCATCAAAGACAGCCCGATCGGCCCCCAAACGGAATAGCGCCCGCCAACCCAATCCTCGAATCCAAAGACCAGATCCGGGTCGATACCGAACTCTGCGGTTTTGTCCCGCGCGGTGGAAAGCGCCGCGAAATGTTTCGCCACGCCCTCTTCGCCCACAGATTTCACCAACCACTCCCGCGCGGTTTTGGCGTTGGTCATGGTCTCGATGGTGGTAAAGGTTTTCGACGCCACGATGATCAGCGTGGTCTGCGGATTGAGCCCGGACAGGACGTCATGAATATGCGCGCCATCGACGTTGGAGACGAAATGACAACGCGGGCCATCCACGTAGGGCTGCAACGCCTCATAGGCCATCACCGGCCCCAGATCGGAGCCGCCGATGCCGATATTGACGATGTTCTCAAAGGGCACGCCGGACACGGAGGCAATCGAGCCGCGCCGCACACGGTCCGCGAAATCATCCATGCGGGCCAGCGTGTGGCGCACGCCGGGGACGACATCCTTGCCGTCAACGATGACCGGCCCGCCATCGAGATTGCGCAGCGCGGTATGAAGCACGGCGCGGCCTTCGGTGTCGTTGATTTTCGCGCCTTCGAACATCGCGGCGCGTTTGTCTTTCAGGCCCGATTGCTCCAACAGATCGAACAGGGCCTGACGCGTCTCCGCGTCGATATTCGTCTTGGAATAATCGAACAAAAGACCGTCGCTGAGCGCCGAGAACCCGGCGGCGCGCTCATGATCCGCATCAAAAAGATCGAGGATATGACGCGACTCCGCCGCCTCTGCCATGGATTTGAGAGCGGAAAAATCAACGGTCATATCGTCTCCTTCTTGGGTCCTGTCAAACCCATGCAAGTCTTTGGTGTTCTTCACTTATAGCGAAAGTATTACAGTCTCGCTAAAGCTTCCTGAATTCCACAGGGGATTTTTGCGCATCACGCGTCATTCTGCCCAATGCACAGTCGCTTGCGACAGCACAGCTTTCACAGGGGCCTCAATCTCGTCAAGGTCCTGCCCTCGCTCCAAAGCCGCGCGTTTTTCCGCCCCGGTGATCAGGATATGCGTCGAGATCGCGGATTTGAGCGCCTTGGCCGAGAGTGTGATCCGGGGTTCTGGCGCGCCGGGGGCCCGCATCGCCAAAAGCGTCGGTGCCTCGTCTGAGAGGCCAAGCTCCAACTGATCGGCGCCGGGAAACAGGCTCGCCGTATGCATATCGGCGCCCATGCCGAGCAAAAGCACATTCAAAGGCAGCACCGCCTCAATCGCCGGCATCAGCGCGTCGAGGCCCTCCTCGGGCGTCGGCACATCGCGGTAAAGCGGCACAAGGCGCGCGTCAGCCGCCTTTCCGACCAGCAAGCGCCGTTTCAACAGCGCGGTATTGGAGCGCTCCGAGCTTTCCGGCACCCAGCGTTCGTCATTCAACAGCACATCGACGCGGTCCCAGTCCAGCGACACGGCCGAGAGCGTGTCGAACACCGGCCCGGGCGTCGTGCCACCGGGCACGCAAAAGCTCACCCGCTCCTGCGCCTCCAAAGCCATGCGCAGTTCTCCGGCGATCTTATTCGCCAGATCCAAAAGCATCACATCGCGATCGGGGTATTCGATGAAGTTCATTCCTTGATCTCCCGCCAGCGGCGCCCTTCGCGGTGCAACATGATCGCCGCCTCTTCGGGGCCTGAGGAATAGGCATCGTAAGGCTTCGGCACCTCGCCGCGCGCTTCCCAGCCCTCGATCAGCGGATCGGTCCAGGCCCAGGCCGCTTCGACCTCGTCGCCGCGCATGAAAAGCGTCTGGTTGCCACGGATCACGTCCATGATCAACCGCTCGTAAGCATCTGTAATCTCTTCGGCATCTTCGCCCAGAGCCTCGGCAAAAGACATGTCCAAAGGCACGTCGATGAGACGCATCCCGCCCGGCCCCGGTTCCTTGATGGTGACCTTCAGCGTCATGCCTTCGTTCGGCTGCAACCGGATCGAGAGCACGTTGGCGTGCCGCCCCGCCTCCTCGCCAAAGATCGAATGCGGCGCGTCCTTGAACATCACCGCAATCTCGGAGGTGCGCGCCTTGAGCTTCTTGCCAGTGCGCAAGAAGAACGGCGTGCCGGCCCATCGCCAGTTGGAAATCATGCAGCGAAGCGCGATGAAGCTTTCTGTGCGCGAGCGCGGGTCGCCCGCGTCCTCACGAAACGACGGCTCATCGTCGGTAGCGTCATATTGGCCGCGCACGATGTGGTGGTGATCAATCGGCTCCAAGGCACGGATCACTTTCAGCTTTTCGTCGCGCACCGCATCCGGGTCGAACCGCGAGGGCGGCTCCATCGCGATCAGACACAAAAGCTGCATCAGGTGGTTTTGCACCATGTCGCGCATCGCGCCCGAGCGGTCGTAATATTCGCCCCGTCCGCCGACGCCGACGGTCTCTGCCACGGTGATCTGGATGTGATCGACATATTGCGAATTCCACAGCGGCTCGAACAGAATATTGCCGAACCGCACCGCCATAAGATTCTGCACCGTCTCTTTACCAAGATAGTGGTCGATGCGATAAATCTGTGTCTCGTCAAAGTGTTGCGCCAGAGAACGATTGAGCGCCTTGGCGGTTTTGAGATCGCGACCAAAGGGTTTCTCGACCACGATCCGCGCCGCCTCATCGGCAATGCCATAGCTCATCAATCGTTCCGCGATGTCACCGAACAGCGAGGGTGCGACGGAGAAATAATAGGCTTTGATCACGTCCTTGCGCATCATGCCCTTGAGGTCGTCCCAGCCACCGTCGCCGCGCGCGTCGACCTGCACATAGTCGAGACGCTTCAGAAACGTGCCGATCTGTCCCTCGTCACAAGTGTTTTTCGAGGAAAACTCAAGGATCGCCTCGCGCACCATCTGGCGAAACTCATCCGGACTGTGTTCGGAGCGTGCCGCGCCGATGATCCGCGCCGTCTCCGGCATCTGACCTGCGCAAAAGCGACGATAGAGCCCCGGAAGGATCTTGCGTCGGGCCAGATCCCCCGTGCCGCCGAAAATCACCAGATCGAAATCATCGACCGGAATGACGCGTGAGACCATGAGAGTGTTCCTTTTTGTCTTGCCAGTCCTGCCCGTGCGGGGGCCATTCAGAACCTTGCTTGAGGCCGCGAGATTTTTCGAACCATAGCGCTTTGAAGGTTAGCGCTAACGACAATTCCTTACCGCTTGATTGAGAAGAAGTCTAGCATTGCCGCAGGACCTCTCAAGGGCCGAGTTGGACAATTTTCCGATCACAAAGCCGCAGGAGCCGGAGTGCGGCCTTTTCACAACGTTCAGCGACCAGTAAGTTAACGGAAACAGCGCGGGACACTTGCGATGAAAGATCAAAGCCTTCCACATCTTGCCGCCAATGACGGCAAATTCATCGACCCGGATGTCACCGCCAAAGGCGAGGCGCGGGCCAAGGTGGCGCTGAAGCGTCTGGACACGCTGTGGTTCAACACCGGCACGCTGTGTAACATCACCTGCGTGAATTGTTATATCGAAAGCTCGCCCACGAATGATGCGCTGACCTACCTGACGGCAACAGAGGTCACGCGCTATCTCGATGAAGCCGACGCACGCGATCCCCGCCCGCGCGAGATC includes:
- a CDS encoding SCP2 sterol-binding domain-containing protein, with amino-acid sequence MTTDFLDTAKAALLERLKGENFEKSVSLRIKEIGNLIIKGDTAEISDDRADCAIIADQPTFEKILKGELNPMKAAMFGKLKIAGDAKTAMKFGALFG
- the pgl gene encoding 6-phosphogluconolactonase, giving the protein MNFIEYPDRDVMLLDLANKIAGELRMALEAQERVSFCVPGGTTPGPVFDTLSAVSLDWDRVDVLLNDERWVPESSERSNTALLKRRLLVGKAADARLVPLYRDVPTPEEGLDALMPAIEAVLPLNVLLLGMGADMHTASLFPGADQLELGLSDEAPTLLAMRAPGAPEPRITLSAKALKSAISTHILITGAEKRAALERGQDLDEIEAPVKAVLSQATVHWAE
- the pgi gene encoding glucose-6-phosphate isomerase, which translates into the protein MTVDFSALKSMAEAAESRHILDLFDADHERAAGFSALSDGLLFDYSKTNIDAETRQALFDLLEQSGLKDKRAAMFEGAKINDTEGRAVLHTALRNLDGGPVIVDGKDVVPGVRHTLARMDDFADRVRRGSIASVSGVPFENIVNIGIGGSDLGPVMAYEALQPYVDGPRCHFVSNVDGAHIHDVLSGLNPQTTLIIVASKTFTTIETMTNAKTAREWLVKSVGEEGVAKHFAALSTARDKTAEFGIDPDLVFGFEDWVGGRYSVWGPIGLSLMIAIGPQRFAEFLRGGQAMDMHFQTADWIDNLPVLLALVGVWHNQVCGYATRAVLPYEQRLLRLPAYLQQLEMESNGKRVAMDGTTLPFDSGPVVWGEPGTNGQHAFYQLIHQGTRVIPCEFMVGRFGHEPGLAHQHELLVSNCLAQSEALLRGRSLEEATEIMKKKGFEGAELDRQARHRVFPGNRPTTTLAYEKLTPYVLGQIVALYEHRVFVEGVILGINSFDQWGVELGKELALVLQPVLAGEADGAGKDGSTLQLVDYLKMNS
- the zwf gene encoding glucose-6-phosphate dehydrogenase, which encodes MVSRVIPVDDFDLVIFGGTGDLARRKILPGLYRRFCAGQMPETARIIGAARSEHSPDEFRQMVREAILEFSSKNTCDEGQIGTFLKRLDYVQVDARGDGGWDDLKGMMRKDVIKAYYFSVAPSLFGDIAERLMSYGIADEAARIVVEKPFGRDLKTAKALNRSLAQHFDETQIYRIDHYLGKETVQNLMAVRFGNILFEPLWNSQYVDHIQITVAETVGVGGRGEYYDRSGAMRDMVQNHLMQLLCLIAMEPPSRFDPDAVRDEKLKVIRALEPIDHHHIVRGQYDATDDEPSFREDAGDPRSRTESFIALRCMISNWRWAGTPFFLRTGKKLKARTSEIAVMFKDAPHSIFGEEAGRHANVLSIRLQPNEGMTLKVTIKEPGPGGMRLIDVPLDMSFAEALGEDAEEITDAYERLIMDVIRGNQTLFMRGDEVEAAWAWTDPLIEGWEARGEVPKPYDAYSSGPEEAAIMLHREGRRWREIKE